The Triticum urartu cultivar G1812 chromosome 5, Tu2.1, whole genome shotgun sequence genome contains the following window.
TAACATACGTTGCGCATAGAACATGGAAGAGCAAACATGCATATGATTGCTTTTCCAGTTAGCCAATCGAAACTTGAAAACAATAGGAATGGTCAATGGTTGCCTGGGGGAGTCCATGTGGGGTTCTCAATAGAGAGATATTAGACCATGTCTATAATAAGGCTACTGGCGAGACCTGTAAGTAAGATCACACCCACTAACAAGAAAAATAAGGACAATCACTTAGCACATTCCTTCTACTTAGAAGCAAGCAAGATCATCGCTTACCTGTCAAAAAATAACGAGACCATCGCGTACACTCTATCCCTTCTTCTCCGTAGAAAGCAAGAAACACTATAGTGTACAGTGTACAATCATCTGCATGTATTTGTCGCTCAAATTGATGTATCTAGTATGTAGTACTACAAGAAAAGACGATGTGATCAGAACAGGTTCTCGTACTCAACTAATTGTCCCATCAGGAGGGAGGGGTTGACCCGATTAAACACAGAAATGGGTAGTGGAATAATGCCTGCGGTGCAGAATATCACGAGGGCGGGAATAATGCTATTCCCAAGCCCAACTGAAGGAGAAGACCTTACCGTAGGTAGGCTTTTGACTTTTGAGCCCTGCACTGCAGCGCACATGTACCCTGCCGCGCCTTCTGGAAGGACGGAAGCCGAGCAACCATACGTTGTAGATGTACGTCTGCAAACAAGCTACCTAGAGACGAGCCCATCCCATTCCACCACCTCTCCCCATTTCAAAGTCGACATCCTCTTCTTCTCCccccgctctctctctctctctctctctctctctctctctctctgcgaGGGCCACCATGAACGGCAAGGGCGGAGACGGCGGAGGAGGGCACGAGAGCGGCGGGAGCGACGACGACATGGACATGCGGAAGCCACTGCTGGTGAACACGGGAAGCTGGTACAAGATGGGGTCCAGCCTCACGGCGTCCTCCTCCATGGCCATGATGCGCGAGTCCCACGTCTCCGCACTCCTCTGCACGCTCGTCGTGGCGCTCGGCCCCATCCAGTTCGGCTTCACCGGCGGCTTCTCCTCGCCGACGCAGGACGCCATCACCCGCGACCTCAGCCTCTCCATCTCCGAGGTCACCATCCTTCCATCGCCCGCCGTCTTTTTTTACTGTTGTTGCCGGCCTCGCTGGCCTGGCAATGCCCGGAATCCTCGTGACTGACCGACGACGCTGGCTACTTGCAGTTCTCGGTGTTCGGCTCGCTCTCCAACATCGGCGCCATGGTGGGCGCCATCGCCAGCGGCCAGATGGTGGAGCACGTTGGCCACAAAGGGGTGAGATATTTTCCTTCCTTAGCCTGTCCGTCTTTTTCTACGCTATACGCACGTACTCCCTCCATTTGATAAAACTTGTCCCAAAGCTTGTCCCTTAAATGGATATATCTAGCACTAAGCTTTTTTGGACGAAGAAAATAGTATTTCAATGTGAAATCCACCCGTCTGCCTCAAAGTCAAAGTTAAGAACAACCCTAGCAGAGTCGCCTCGCCGTATATGCCTCGGCCTTTCATAATAACTCCCAACATGAAGCTTTGAGGGGTGCAAAAAATGCATCCAATAGAGTCATCATCGCCCCCTCAAGGCCTCAACATGTATTACCATGCACAAAAAACAGTCGTCATCGCCTTCTCGCACCCCATACGTCTTGAAGTACGATCCAAAAAGAGGTGTCCAACCTTCCTATTTAGAGCACGCTACACAGATATTTCCGCCTGGCCATCTTGCACCCCATATGTCTTTTTCTACGCAGCTATTATTGCGAGATCGACCGGTTTGCGACTTGTCCCCTCACAATTAAAGGGTCAGTGTCATTCCCTTTTGTTGATAGACACTCCCATCCCAAATAGCAATGCACTCTTGCGTGCAATCCATCTATTTTTTACCATTTAGAGCAGCAGCAAAAAGAACAAAATGTATGAGATGTATCAGTCATCAACACAAATAAATTAATCATCAACACAAATAAATTATGTGGAGGTCGACCAGTGTCCAAGACGGTCTCTCACGAGCTGCACCAGAAACAACAGtgtggcatgcatgcatgcacgcggCCGACACGTACTGCTGCATGCATGTTACCACTGGGCTAGACAATTAATCCTGCACTTACTGTGCCTGGTAGATAGGTTGCAGGACAGCGCCAATGAATTATTTCTCCAAAAAAGTTGAATTATTGCTGGAGGAGGGTGCCAATCACTGAGGATCCGCAGTGTACGGTGGAACAGAGACGGGCGACTTGGCCGGCCACCGCTGCCGGAGTTGCACTGTTGCCGAAGGCGACGCCGTGAGGGAAGGAAATAATGCATTTTAAAATGAAAATACATACAAACAACCATAGTTGCTTATATCTAGTACAGCTTTTAGCATTTTTAATGAACATAGTACAAGCAACTAGTAGTTGCTTATATATATCTTGATGAGCATGTACGTACGGAGGCTATATCGTGTCATGATGTGACACTTCAATAGCATCGATGATGAGGTACGTAGGCCGAGGAAGAGAGCACAAAGATTAGGTGCGAGCAATAATGTTCAGATTTAATTCTTGGCCAAGCATTTCTCATGAAATGATTGGTGGAGACATAAACAATAAGTGATGCCAAGTTGAAGAGAGAGAAAAAACTTGAAAATGGAGAAAGGACTTTTGTTCTCAGAAATGCTAGAAGTCCGACGTTAGATTTTTAGACGATCAGATTTGCCATGCGAAAACAGATAAAATTGTCATGCTTGTGTGTGCGACTTCCATGTTCTTATAGTAAAAATTTCCATGTAGCGTAAAAGATCAACCAAAAAATTATCATACTGCAGCGATTAATTGCCATATGTTCGATCGGGATACGACGTACCCGATAATAGCCTTTCGTCAGATTTATATTGAAGTCCTTTGTTCTCGATGCTATCCCTGTCCCTAAGATCCTACCCACAAGCCAACTTGGTAAGTCTCATAGTGCAAGTGGGAGGAATTTCGCACATCAAACGTTGGCCACTTTTCCTTTGGCTAAAGCGAGATTATGGGCTCCAGAAGGTGGTGCTTTGCTTCCACGATCCGCTACATTGGAGTTTCACCTGTTGAGGTTCATGGGGTTAACACTTGTATATGCTAAAAATCATGTGTAAGTTACCACTAAATAAAATTAAGAATCTAGTCAATGATAAGGGTGGCATAGATGGGTCTACCAAAATTAATATAGCATACATACGAAACAAAATTAGCATGCCATCTACAACTAGTTTAAGCCTAGTTTAAAAATAACTAGACAACAACCATATCGCATACAATCATTTTTGCAAAGAAGGAAAAAAATAACCATATCCCATACAAAATAGTCGGTCGCAAGGTGGAATTTCTTATGACGGGGTAGGTGATGAAGAGATGGTGTGGTCAAGGAAGCAGTGGATGAAGATGGAGCAATAGTGGTGGAGGGCTCTATCCCTTCTTCTTCTATTAATATATGATATGCACGCTCGTGCATATATTCTAGAAAAAGATGGAGCAGTAGTGCCGAGCATTTCTCAAAAACATTATGACTTGGCCGCCCGAACCATAAATACCGGCGAACCAGAAATTGAATCATTTGTCATGCTTTACTTTCCCATTTGATTGATCGTCCAAAAAGGCTTCACATTTGATAATTTGCCCCTTTCAAAATGACTGGGGTTCGGATCCATCCTTCACTGACACATTCCTGGGCCAAAGGCTCCGAAGTATCCCAGGACGAGGACGACGTGGTCGCCGCTGCCGAGGCAGTGCGGGACAGGATTGCTCCTCCTGACAGCAGCCAGCCACAGCCGCTCCACCGTGCCGGAGCTTGCTGCGGTGACGGAGGGGTGTGATTTCCGTTCAGCAGGATGCCCTCGTCCGGGATTCATCCGGTGTCCCTCCCAGGCGCTGGCGCTGGTGCGCACGCGAGGTGTTCGTGAGAATGCCTGACGGCTATTTGGTCTGGGCCATCGTCGCCCCTCGCGTCAGAAAGAACACCACACCACATACCGTTCAGCGAGCAATCAGTGCTTCTTGCAAAAAAAAAAGATTATGGTAGACCGGTGGTTTTTCGCCGAAGAAAAAAGGAAGTTCTTTTGTGCCAAGTCGATCCCAGTCGCGGCGGTTTATTGCTAATTTCTCTTGTTGTTGTGCCAAACTTCAGTATGTTGGTCGTATTTTCGCAATGATTCgagtaaatagcataaaactactaCTTTACAGGCTATGGTTCCAAAAAACTACCGGTTTTTAATTTTTCTCAGATAACTACCAAACGAGGGGGCGGCTGTTTCAAAAAACCCAAAACGTTGAGTGCTTATCAATTGATTGTGattatgacaggtgggccccatgcGTAAGAGCTCTAATTGTTTGACCGTTTGTTTGACCGCTAAGTGTGGGCCTGCACACAAATTTAAGAAAGCAATCTGGTCCCTGCTTTTTTCACAAAAAGCAATCGGGTCCCTGCTCTCAGGCCAGGATCCATTGGTGCTCCTCTCGCTCCAGAGCTGGACCTCGCGGCTCCGCCTCCTCCTGCCGGTGAGCCGCCCGCTGCCGGCGCTCACCGGGGCTCAACCATGGCCGTTGCCCCGCCTCACCTCCTTCTTTCCTACCTCTCTACGCCCGCCGCCTAGCCGTGCTGCACGACGCCGCGGGGACAGTGGCTGCCTCTACGCCGGCTCCCCATGGCGAGCTCAGGCCGTCGCGAGCCGCGCGCCATGGCTAGGGTCTCGGGCCGTCGCCAGCTGCGCCATGGCCAGTGGCTCATGCCGCCACCAGTCGCACGCCATGGCCAGGAGCGCGCCGACGAGCAAGGGCCGCCGCCAGCCGCGCCATGGCCAGGGGCTCGGGCCGCCACCAGCCGCGCGCCATGGCCAGGAGCTCCTCCACCTAGCCCGTCGCCCGACTAGAGAAGCCCGTCGTCGCGACGAGGAACGCGGCGGCCGAGCCGCCGCCTTTCGCTTGGCCGGCGATCTGGCCGCCGGCGAGCTGCCGGCGCAGTTCTTGATTGCTTTTTCCAGAAAAATATCAGGGACCCGATTGCTTTTTCCCAAAAATATCAAGGACCTGATTGCTTTTTTCAGAAAACATCAGGGACCCGATTGCTTTTAAAAAAAGATATAGggacctgattgcttttttaAAACTTACATAGATATTGACATGTGGGCCCTACATGTAAGGTAACAGTCAAACAAACGGTTCTCTTAtgtgtgggtcccacctgtcataaTCACGATCAATTGATAAGCACTCAGCGTTTTGGGTTTTTTGAAACAGCCGACCCCTCGTTCGTTTGGTAGTTATCTGAGAAAAATTAAAAACCAGTAGTTTTTTGAAATCCTAGCCTGTAAAGtagtagttttatgctatttactcCAATGATTCAGTACCTAACCGAACCAACAATCTTCTGTTGAGCTCTAACAAGCTGTGAATTGGTTTTCCAGGCGTTGATGATCGCTGCCATTCCTAACATCCTCGGCTGGCTCGCCATCTCCTTGGCAAAAGTATGACGATACCTTTTTCCTGACCTTAAGTTTCACCGCTTGCTGCTTCTGAACTTGACACTTGTTGGTGTTCGCTTTACAGGACACTACGTTTCTGTATACGGGGCGATTGCTTGAAGGATTTGGTGTTGGTATCATATCCTACACGGTTCGTTTAACAACACTCTCTACCTGCTTATTCTTTGCATACAAGATCTATGCACACAGGTGTATCTGCTTAATAAGTTCAGGAAAAAAAATCAACATGATGTCACTAATGTGGGAAAAAGTTGACCATCCCGCTGTGAAGCTTATTTGTTGTCAAAAGAATCTTGGACTAGTTAAAATACTTAGTCTTGGTCTGTGAATTGTGTGATAATAGGTGCCCGTATACATAGCAGAGATTTCTCCTCGGAACAAGAGGGGCGCTCTAGGTTGCGTGAACCCGGTAGGCCTATCCTCCTAAGCATCTTGTCTTCTTGTCAAGCAAACACGTATTAGCTTGTTTATGCTGGACTCATCATGCAATTGTTCATTTCGCAGTTGTCTGTAACTCTTGGGATGGTGTTGGCCTATGTGCTCGGCATGCTTGTTCCTTGGAGGATGCTTGCGGTGATAGGTAACATGATGAAGTGCCGACGCGTTACTGAACTTTTTTATTTTCACCATCAGTTTTCACTTAACCTCTGATATTTAAGTTCACAAGATCAGTAACAGTAAATGCCATGTTGACAAATGTATGACTATAACCTGGGATATCCTTTGGCTAATATTTCCGTTCAAGCTTTTGAAGGAAAAGTTACCGTGTCAGCAATCTCCGCTGATTTCGCTAGTACTTTGGGCTTAAGCGAATGTGTATGCATCTGGTTTCTGAACCTCTGACTATTTCTGATTCAAATCACTGGGCTGTCATTCTTCTAGGAACCTTGCCATGCACAATATTGATACCTGGCCTACTCTTCATTCCAGAATCTCCAAGATGGCTGGTCTGTATGAGCAAATGTATACAAAGTGCTGCATCATTCTGAATTTTTTATTAACCACTGTTGTGCATCAATCTCTAGGCAAAGATGAACAAGATGGATGATTTCGAAGCCTCCCTACAAGTTTTGAGAGGATCTGAGACTGACATCACCTCAGAAGTGAATGATATAAAGGCAAGCACCTGCCTTTTTTTTTCCTTCTAGACTAACTAACTACAAATCTTTCTATGTGATGTACTTTCAGCGTAGTCACCAATGTTTGCTTTAACATTATGCAGACAGCAGTAGCATCAGCAAACAAAATGACGGCGATTCGTTTCCAAGAGTTAAACCAAAAGAAATTCCGCATGCCCTTGATAGTAACTTCCTTGACTTGCTGGTTTATTTCATACCAAAATTCGCAATTGCATTCAGTAATCGTGATTGTGGTGCAACTTGGCAGCTTGGAATTGGCCTGCTTGTACTACAACAGCTAAGTGGGATCAACGCCATACTGTTTTATGCAGGCAGCATCTTCAAAGCTGCAGGCAAGCTGTACAATTTGGTCATTAAATTTCCTTCAGTGCAATACTATAGTGTTATGTTATAGTCGATTTCAGCTTCTATATTTAACATGAAAAGCTCTTCAGGTGTTACAAACAGCAACTTGGCCGCATGTGGAGTTGGAGTTATTGGGGTGTGTAACTTGATATATATCTTTTCTTGTCTCTTAGTAGTTCACATTAAGGTGCTGACAGCATTTATCATCAGCTTCTTGCCACTGGAGCTACAACCTGGTTGCTAGACAGAGCTGGCCGGCGGATCCTACTTATTGTAACTTTCCTCCTCTCTTTGAAACCAGTCTGTTACTGGAGTTGTCTGTAACTATAATTTAGCTCTCGCTTCAACTTCCAGATCTCTTCTGCCGGAACGACCCTAAGCCTTCTTGCAATTGCCGTCATATTTTTTCTCAAGGTATGTTCAGGTTTCTTTAGTATAGGGTACCGGTATAAATAAAATACAGAATACATACACCACACCCTTATAATAGTCTATTACGTTGATCGGGGATTTTTGTTACTCGTGATATTATCACAGAGCCTCTTCTGCTGAATATTTTTCTTATATTACCATGATTTATTTGTTCCAGGACAACGTTTCACAAGATTCTGACATGTATTACATATTAAGCATGGTCTCCTTGTTTGCTATTGTGGTATGTCCATCCGCCAACTAGATTGTTTAGTCTGAAAAATTACATCGCAAATCCACGAGCTATGCCCGAGATACTAACCTGACACTTGTTCAGGCTTATGTGATCACCTTCTCCTTCGGTATGGGCGCCATTCCATGGGTCATAATGTCTGAGGTAATATAGTGAATCTGCACACTGCGTATAGAACCATATCTCATAATTAATGTGGTTTAGGCATGTCACTGGAGCATTCACATAACCATACATCTGTACATTTTATGTGTTTGTAGATCCTGCCGGTTAGCATCAAGAGCCTCGCGGGAAGCTTCGCGACGCTCGCCAACTGGCTGACCTCCTTCGGGAT
Protein-coding sequences here:
- the LOC125511390 gene encoding sugar transporter ERD6-like 4 isoform X1, producing MNGKGGDGGGGHESGGSDDDMDMRKPLLVNTGSWYKMGSSLTASSSMAMMRESHVSALLCTLVVALGPIQFGFTGGFSSPTQDAITRDLSLSISEFSVFGSLSNIGAMVGAIASGQMVEHVGHKGALMIAAIPNILGWLAISLAKDTTFLYTGRLLEGFGVGIISYTVPVYIAEISPRNKRGALGCVNPLSVTLGMVLAYVLGMLVPWRMLAVIGTLPCTILIPGLLFIPESPRWLAKMNKMDDFEASLQVLRGSETDITSEVNDIKTAVASANKMTAIRFQELNQKKFRMPLILGIGLLVLQQLSGINAILFYAGSIFKAAGVTNSNLAACGVGVIGLLATGATTWLLDRAGRRILLIISSAGTTLSLLAIAVIFFLKDNVSQDSDMYYILSMVSLFAIVAYVITFSFGMGAIPWVIMSEILPVSIKSLAGSFATLANWLTSFGITMTANLLLSWSAGGTFACYTLVSAFTLVFIILWVPETKGRTLEEIQWSFR
- the LOC125511390 gene encoding sugar transporter ERD6-like 4 isoform X3; the protein is MNGDGGGHESGGSDHDDDMRKPLLVNTGSWWYAIRKSHVSALLCTLIVALGPIQFGFTGGFSSPTQDAITRDLSLSISEFSVFGSLSNIGAMVGAIASGQMVEHVGHKGALMIAAIPNILGWLAISLAKDTTFLYTGRLLEGFGVGIISYTVPVYIAEISPRNKRGALGCVNPLSVTLGMVLAYVLGMLVPWRMLAVIGTLPCTILIPGLLFIPESPRWLAKMNKMDDFEASLQVLRGSETDITSEVNDIKTAVASANKMTAIRFQELNQKKFRMPLILGIGLLVLQQLSGINAILFYAGSIFKAAGVTNSNLAACGVGVIGLLATGATTWLLDRAGRRILLIISSAGTTLSLLAIAVIFFLKDNVSQDSDMYYILSMVSLFAIVAYVITFSFGMGAIPWVIMSEILPVSIKSLAGSFATLANWLTSFGITMTANLLLSWSAGGTFACYTLVSAFTLVFIILWVPETKGRTLEEIQWSFR
- the LOC125511390 gene encoding sugar transporter ERD6-like 4 isoform X8, with the translated sequence MRKSSNCLTVCLTAKCGPAHKFKKAIWSLLFSQKAIGSLLSGQDPLVLLSLQSWTSRLRLLLPALMIAAIPNILGWLAISLAKDTTFLYTGRLLEGFGVGIISYTVPVYIAEISPRNKRGALGCVNPLSVTLGMVLAYVLGMLVPWRMLAVIGTLPCTILIPGLLFIPESPRWLAKMNKMDDFEASLQVLRGSETDITSEVNDIKTAVASANKMTAIRFQELNQKKFRMPLILGIGLLVLQQLSGINAILFYAGSIFKAAGVTNSNLAACGVGVIGLLATGATTWLLDRAGRRILLIISSAGTTLSLLAIAVIFFLKDNVSQDSDMYYILSMVSLFAIVAYVITFSFGMGAIPWVIMSEILPVSIKSLAGSFATLANWLTSFGITMTANLLLSWSAGGTFACYTLVSAFTLVFIILWVPETKGRTLEEIQWSFR
- the LOC125511390 gene encoding sugar transporter ERD6-like 4 isoform X7, whose translation is MNGKGGDGGGQESGGSDHDDDMRKPLLVSTGSWWYAIRKSHVSALLCTLVVALGPIQFGFTGGFSSPTQDAITRDLTLSISEFSVFGSLSNIGAMVGAIASGQMVEHVGHKGALMIAAIPNILGWLAISLAKDTTFLYTGRLLEGFGVGIISYTLSVTLGMVLAYVLGMLVPWRMLAVIGTLPCTILIPGLLFIPESPRWLAKMNKMDDFEASLQVLRGSETDITSEVNDIKTAVASANKMTAIRFQELNQKKFRMPLILGIGLLVLQQLSGINAILFYAGSIFKAAGVTNSNLAACGVGVIGLLATGATTWLLDRAGRRILLIISSAGTTLSLLAIAVIFFLKDNVSQDSDMYYILSMVSLFAIVAYVITFSFGMGAIPWVIMSEILPVSIKSLAGSFATLANWLTSFGITMTANLLLSWSAGGTFACYTLVSAFTLVFIILWVPETKGRTLEEIQWSFR
- the LOC125511390 gene encoding sugar transporter ERD6-like 4 isoform X4; the encoded protein is MNGDGGGHESGGSDHDDDMRKPLLVNTGSWWYAIRKSHVSALLCTLIVALGPIQFGFTGGFSSPTQDAITRDLSLSISEFSVFGSLSNIGAMVGALASGNMVEHVGHKGALMIAAIPNILGWLAISLAKDTTFLYTGRLLEGFGVGIISYTVPVYIAEISPRNKRGALGCVNPLSVTLGMVLAYVLGMLVPWRMLAVIGTLPCTILIPGLLFIPESPRWLAKMNKMDDFEASLQVLRGSETDITSEVNDIKTAVASANKMTAIRFQELNQKKFRMPLILGIGLLVLQQLSGINAILFYAGSIFKAAGVTNSNLAACGVGVIGLLATGATTWLLDRAGRRILLIISSAGTTLSLLAIAVIFFLKDNVSQDSDMYYILSMVSLFAIVAYVITFSFGMGAIPWVIMSEILPVSIKSLAGSFATLANWLTSFGITMTANLLLSWSAGGTFACYTLVSAFTLVFIILWVPETKGRTLEEIQWSFR
- the LOC125511390 gene encoding sugar transporter ERD6-like 4 isoform X5 — protein: MNGKGGDGGGGHESGGSDDDMDMRKPLLVNTGSWYKMGSSLTASSSMAMMRESHVSALLCTLVVALGPIQFGFTGGFSSPTQDAITRDLSLSISEFSVFGSLSNIGAMVGAIASGQMVEHVGHKGALMIAAIPNILGWLAISLAKDTTFLYTGRLLEGFGVGIISYTLSVTLGMVLAYVLGMLVPWRMLAVIGTLPCTILIPGLLFIPESPRWLAKMNKMDDFEASLQVLRGSETDITSEVNDIKTAVASANKMTAIRFQELNQKKFRMPLILGIGLLVLQQLSGINAILFYAGSIFKAAGVTNSNLAACGVGVIGLLATGATTWLLDRAGRRILLIISSAGTTLSLLAIAVIFFLKDNVSQDSDMYYILSMVSLFAIVAYVITFSFGMGAIPWVIMSEILPVSIKSLAGSFATLANWLTSFGITMTANLLLSWSAGGTFACYTLVSAFTLVFIILWVPETKGRTLEEIQWSFR
- the LOC125511390 gene encoding sugar transporter ERD6-like 4 isoform X2, whose amino-acid sequence is MNGKGGDGGGQESGGSDHDDDMRKPLLVSTGSWWYAIRKSHVSALLCTLVVALGPIQFGFTGGFSSPTQDAITRDLTLSISEFSVFGSLSNIGAMVGAIASGQMVEHVGHKGALMIAAIPNILGWLAISLAKDTTFLYTGRLLEGFGVGIISYTVPVYIAEISPRNKRGALGCVNPLSVTLGMVLAYVLGMLVPWRMLAVIGTLPCTILIPGLLFIPESPRWLAKMNKMDDFEASLQVLRGSETDITSEVNDIKTAVASANKMTAIRFQELNQKKFRMPLILGIGLLVLQQLSGINAILFYAGSIFKAAGVTNSNLAACGVGVIGLLATGATTWLLDRAGRRILLIISSAGTTLSLLAIAVIFFLKDNVSQDSDMYYILSMVSLFAIVAYVITFSFGMGAIPWVIMSEILPVSIKSLAGSFATLANWLTSFGITMTANLLLSWSAGGTFACYTLVSAFTLVFIILWVPETKGRTLEEIQWSFR
- the LOC125511390 gene encoding sugar transporter ERD6-like 4 isoform X6: MNGQSDHDDMAMRKPLLANTGSWWYATRKSHVSALLCTLVVAVGPVQFGFTGGFSSPTQYAITGDLSLSISEFSVFGSLSNIGAMVGALASGNMVEHVGHKGALMIAAIPNILGWLAISLAKDTTFLYTGRLLEGFGVGIISYTVPVYIAEISPRNKRGALGCVNPLSVTLGMVLAYVLGMLVPWRMLAVIGTLPCTILIPGLLFIPESPRWLAKMNKMDDFEASLQVLRGSETDITSEVNDIKTAVASANKMTAIRFQELNQKKFRMPLILGIGLLVLQQLSGINAILFYAGSIFKAAGVTNSNLAACGVGVIGLLATGATTWLLDRAGRRILLIISSAGTTLSLLAIAVIFFLKDNVSQDSDMYYILSMVSLFAIVAYVITFSFGMGAIPWVIMSEILPVSIKSLAGSFATLANWLTSFGITMTANLLLSWSAGGTFACYTLVSAFTLVFIILWVPETKGRTLEEIQWSFR